One part of the Plasmodium cynomolgi strain B DNA, chromosome 3, whole genome shotgun sequence genome encodes these proteins:
- a CDS encoding hypothetical protein (putative) encodes MKANVLSVLFSVIAVAFVFWQSGTSHDMKNPAEYSNHGKNVYTAKSVGRLERILRSDNLNIFQEYAGLQGQVRNNVMEGMTNVSGLSTPLNIQIIQEQEELYEEQLDELIDKITDTWNDTFINMVEDYIDFTERNNIIDGEWKCQMWNQRWYRYLQYLVGSLNELKQSGIEEWNYVDLHPYELNSGNIALYASATDAHRNSKSSTNKYS; translated from the exons ATGAAAGCAAATGTGTTATCTGTTTTATTTAGCGTTATCGCTGTGGCCTTTGTGTTTTGGCAATCCGGTACCTCGCACGATATGAA AAATCCTGCTGAGTACTCGAACCATgggaaaaatgtatacacCGCTAAAAGCGTCGGACGATTAGAAAGAATTTTAAGATCagataatttaaatatattccaAGAATATGCAGGCTTACAGGGTCAAGTACGTAATAACGTGATGGAAGGTATGACCAACGTTTCTGGGTTAAGCACCCCATTAAACATTCAAATTATACAAGAACAAGAAGAACTGTATGAAGAACAACTGGACGAACTAATTGATAAAATAACTGATACGTGGAATGAcacatttataaatatggtAGAAGATTACATCGATTTCACAGAACGAAATAATATTATAGATGGGGAATGGAAATGCCAAATGTGGAATCAAAGATGGTACAGATATTTACAATACTTAGTTGGTAGTTTGAACGAA TTAAAGCAGAGTGGGATAGAAGAGTGGAATTACGTGGATCTCCACCCGTACGAGCTTAATTCGGGAAATATTGCACTATATGCCTCAGCTACAGATGCGCACAGGAATTCCAAGTCATCTACAAATAAATACTCATAG
- a CDS encoding hypothetical protein (putative), with the protein MNITNNNSQKAYYRKDTIVTLGVRHRRLLMEEADEHFQQRCPPLKGKIQNLLKGDVQIFRHRLDELKQDDSSRKEFNPFITDCLFQKKVESSKEVCNKKTLDTFDSTINYYDPFDALKGDYDEGSKKTLDDSKRDDSSETEEEEERQKSFDSLEHPSQGKKKSASIMPTFLKELDDHFEFEMYYFLKGMSNANPYFMKGQGKFQKLAHSMKRYKLFLPLFAIPLASFVLKMTYTIAKGILPSSFSLFASYSSILLAGVAAIMALYYLYKIVKIYYIGHVFKKFNNSIIGVQNLHPKKDVLLISL; encoded by the exons atgaacattaCAAAT AACAACTCCCAAAAAGCGTACTATAGAAAGGACACCATTGTCACATTAGGCGTGAGACATAGGAGATTGTTaatggaagaagcagatGAACATTTTCAACAAAGATGCCCACCATTAAAGGgtaaaattcaaaatttacTAAAAGGAGATGTTCAAATATTTCGACATCGCTTGGACGAATTAAAACAGGATGACTCTTCTCGAAAGGAATTCAACCCATTCATAACTGATTGtctatttcaaaaaaaagttgaatcATCAAAGGAGgtatgtaataaaaaaacctTGGATACATTCGATTCTACAATCAATTATTACGACCCATTTGATGCGTTAAAGGGTGATTATGACGAGGGCTCTAAAAAAACGCTGGATGATTCAAAACGTGATGATAGTAGCgaaacagaagaagaagaggaaaggCAAAAGAGTTTCGACTCACTGGAACATCCCTctcaaggaaaaaaaaaaagtgcgtcAATAATgcctacatttttaaaagaactGGATGACCACTTTGAATTCGAAATGTATTACTTTCTAAAAGGTATGTCAAATGCCAATCCGTATTTTATGAAGGGTCAGGgtaaatttcaaaaattagCACATTCTATGAAAAGATACAAGTTATTTCTTCCTCTATTCGCAATTCCGTTAGCTTCGtttgtattaaaaatgacCTACACAATTGCAAAGGGCATTCTTCCGTCTTCGTTTTCATTATTTGCTTCTTACTCCTCTATACTCCTTGCGGGCGTAGCTGCCATAATGGCATTATACTATCTTtacaaaatagtaaaaatatactatATAGGTCacgttttcaaaaaattcaacaaTTCTATTATCGGCGTACAGAATTTACATCCCAAAAAAGACGTTCTTCTCATAAGTCTTTAA